A single Reinekea thalattae DNA region contains:
- a CDS encoding efflux RND transporter permease subunit: MVDVAKYFIEKKVTSWMVTAILLVGGVMAFFNLGQLEDPEFSIKQVNIFTSYPGATPEQVEDEVTYLLEAEMQNMPYVDEITSTSSAGLSEVNVLLKDTVPGEILNQVWDEVRKKVGDLEPYFPPGVGSPIVVDDFSDVYGILYAFVASEENTFSYAELDSIVTEVSQRLALVDGVSKVVIAGDQTEEIRIEVPTKNLASMGIPIEAIASVLSEQNVVNSSGYITIGEEYLRLSPSGEFESVEELGLLNITSASGKTVKLRDIATISRAYTEPSSHIIQFQGKPAITLGVSFLSGVNVVEVGDQVRAEMAQLADVIPLGVDYQPIYFQGDEVDKAVNGFLFSLLQAVVIVVLVLLVFMGLRSGFLIGLVLTVTIFGTFIVMDIANIALQRISLGGLIIALGMLVDNAIVVVEGVLIGMQKGRTKLQAASDVVKQTKWPLLGATVIAVTAFAPIGLSPDSMGEFVGSLFWVLLISLMISWFTAVSITPFFCDLLFKDKSFVTADSEDPYGGVIFTLFKRLLSAAMGHRWITIGAMVLMLFVAIIGFGSVKQAFFPASSTPIFYVELRYPTGHSMESTTEKAAQLGSYLNEDQRVDFVASTINGGLPRYVLTYSAIESDTNSAQLVVRAFESEDIPDLLADIESYLAENQPEVFVKLRRMALAPPTAADIEVRFQGEDAQVLRELAEQVKTIYRANDNLDKIRDDWRQPVKVLQPIFDVEKGAELGISKNDFETALLTFSEGQTVGVYRDGTDLLPIKLMLSEEESGSVDQLANIQLYSNGRYISITEVTNGFNVVWENPNIEHKDRERTITVLADPALDSPFIADQLFQQVRADIEAIELPNGYSMAFGGEYEASSEARTNMAKLVPMGFLFMVIITILLFNSFLETAAVWICVPLSLIGIVTGLLLLDIPFGFMGFIGQLSLTGMVVKNGIVLIDQVNVELASGKDHYRAMYDAAVSRLRPVMMAAITTILGLVPLLGDPFFQDMAVVISFGLGFATLLTLIAVPVLYITFHRAKRTI; encoded by the coding sequence ATGGTTGATGTCGCAAAGTATTTTATTGAAAAGAAAGTCACCAGCTGGATGGTGACGGCTATCCTGCTCGTTGGCGGGGTAATGGCTTTCTTTAATCTGGGTCAGTTAGAAGATCCTGAGTTTTCTATTAAGCAAGTGAACATCTTTACCAGTTACCCAGGTGCAACACCTGAGCAGGTCGAGGATGAAGTGACCTACTTGCTGGAAGCCGAAATGCAGAACATGCCGTATGTTGATGAGATAACATCAACCAGCTCGGCCGGTTTGTCGGAAGTGAATGTTCTATTAAAAGATACCGTACCAGGTGAGATTTTGAATCAGGTCTGGGATGAGGTGCGTAAAAAGGTCGGGGATCTAGAACCTTATTTTCCACCCGGCGTAGGCTCGCCGATCGTGGTCGATGACTTTAGCGACGTCTACGGCATTCTATATGCCTTTGTCGCTAGTGAAGAAAACACCTTTAGTTATGCCGAGCTGGATAGCATTGTCACCGAAGTTAGCCAGCGCTTGGCCTTGGTTGATGGCGTTTCTAAAGTTGTGATTGCTGGTGATCAGACTGAAGAAATTCGCATTGAAGTGCCGACTAAAAATCTTGCGTCGATGGGTATTCCCATTGAAGCAATTGCTTCGGTATTGAGCGAACAGAATGTTGTTAATAGCTCTGGCTATATCACTATCGGAGAAGAATACCTTCGCCTGAGTCCATCCGGTGAGTTTGAATCTGTTGAGGAGTTGGGTCTTCTTAACATTACTAGCGCCTCAGGGAAAACCGTTAAGCTGAGAGATATAGCAACGATCAGCCGAGCCTATACTGAGCCCAGCAGCCACATTATTCAGTTTCAAGGCAAGCCAGCTATTACCTTAGGGGTTTCTTTTTTATCGGGTGTTAACGTTGTTGAGGTTGGCGATCAGGTGCGCGCAGAAATGGCGCAGCTGGCCGATGTTATTCCGTTAGGTGTTGATTATCAGCCTATTTACTTCCAAGGCGACGAAGTTGATAAGGCCGTTAATGGCTTTTTATTTAGCCTGCTACAGGCCGTTGTTATCGTAGTATTGGTGCTGTTGGTCTTTATGGGTTTACGCTCCGGCTTTTTAATTGGCCTGGTATTGACCGTTACCATCTTCGGTACCTTTATTGTCATGGATATAGCCAACATTGCACTGCAACGTATTTCGTTAGGCGGTTTGATCATTGCGCTAGGCATGTTGGTAGATAATGCCATTGTTGTAGTTGAAGGCGTTTTAATTGGCATGCAAAAAGGCCGTACTAAGCTGCAAGCTGCGAGTGATGTTGTTAAACAAACAAAATGGCCGTTGCTGGGTGCGACTGTAATTGCAGTTACTGCATTTGCACCGATTGGTTTATCACCTGACAGTATGGGTGAGTTTGTTGGCTCATTGTTCTGGGTGTTATTAATTAGTTTGATGATCAGTTGGTTTACGGCGGTCTCAATCACACCGTTCTTCTGCGACCTGTTGTTTAAGGACAAGTCGTTTGTTACTGCAGATTCAGAAGATCCTTATGGCGGTGTCATTTTCACTCTATTTAAACGTCTGCTGTCGGCAGCCATGGGCCATCGTTGGATTACCATTGGCGCTATGGTGCTGATGTTGTTTGTCGCCATTATTGGCTTTGGTAGCGTTAAGCAGGCCTTTTTCCCTGCTTCTTCGACGCCTATTTTTTATGTTGAGCTACGTTATCCAACCGGTCACAGCATGGAAAGTACGACAGAAAAGGCTGCACAGCTAGGTAGCTATTTGAATGAAGATCAGCGAGTTGATTTTGTCGCTTCAACCATCAATGGTGGCTTGCCTCGTTATGTACTGACTTATTCTGCAATTGAGTCGGATACGAATAGCGCTCAGCTAGTGGTGCGCGCTTTTGAATCCGAAGATATTCCAGACCTGCTAGCCGACATAGAAAGCTATTTGGCTGAGAATCAACCAGAAGTGTTTGTGAAATTGCGACGCATGGCCTTGGCGCCACCAACGGCTGCGGATATTGAAGTGCGCTTCCAAGGTGAGGATGCTCAGGTGTTACGTGAGCTTGCTGAGCAAGTGAAAACTATTTATCGAGCAAACGATAATCTCGATAAAATTCGTGATGACTGGCGTCAGCCGGTGAAAGTATTGCAGCCTATTTTTGATGTCGAGAAGGGTGCTGAGCTAGGTATTTCCAAGAACGACTTTGAAACAGCCTTGCTGACTTTTTCAGAAGGACAAACTGTTGGCGTGTATCGTGATGGAACGGATTTGTTGCCAATTAAATTAATGTTGTCGGAAGAAGAAAGCGGCAGTGTTGATCAGTTAGCTAACATTCAACTCTATTCAAATGGTCGTTATATCTCGATTACCGAAGTGACCAATGGTTTTAATGTTGTTTGGGAAAATCCAAATATAGAACATAAAGACCGTGAGCGAACCATTACCGTTTTAGCTGACCCAGCGTTAGACAGTCCGTTTATTGCGGATCAGCTATTTCAACAGGTGCGTGCTGATATTGAAGCGATTGAATTACCGAATGGTTATAGCATGGCCTTTGGTGGTGAATATGAAGCATCATCAGAAGCACGAACGAATATGGCAAAATTGGTACCGATGGGCTTCCTGTTTATGGTGATCATTACCATTTTGTTATTTAACTCCTTCTTGGAAACTGCCGCGGTTTGGATTTGCGTGCCGCTGTCGCTTATTGGCATTGTGACAGGACTGTTGTTGCTCGATATCCCATTTGGCTTTATGGGCTTTATTGGCCAGTTAAGTCTGACGGGTATGGTAGTGAAAAACGGTATCGTATTGATTGATCAAGTGAATGTTGAGTTGGCTTCGGGTAAGGATCACTATCGTGCAATGTATGATGCCGCAGTGAGTCGTTTGCGACCGGTTATGATGGCTGCGATTACAACTATCTTAGGTTTGGTACCGTTGTTGGGTGATCCATTTTTCCAAGATATGGCGGTTGTCATCAGCTTCGGCTTAGGCTTTGCAACGCTATTAACTCTGATAGCGGTACCGGTGTTGTACATTACTTTCCATCGAGCTAAGCGCACTATATAA
- a CDS encoding flavodoxin produces MQLSELNVGLIFGTDTGNTEDVGTRIQTEMQKHGVEVELINITEASPEVCETYDFLIFGIPTWDFGGIQQDWEEAEETFLTANLTGKIAALYGLGDQFGYGDFFLDAMGWLHERVVKTGATVIGFWPTEGYEFTESQAVNDEKTEFCGLAIDEDQQFELTDERISKWVEQLVNECAELLQELSA; encoded by the coding sequence ATGCAACTATCCGAATTAAACGTTGGCCTAATTTTTGGTACCGACACTGGCAACACTGAAGACGTTGGCACGCGTATTCAAACTGAAATGCAAAAACACGGCGTCGAGGTCGAATTAATCAATATTACCGAGGCCAGCCCCGAGGTTTGCGAAACCTACGATTTCTTGATTTTTGGCATTCCAACGTGGGACTTCGGTGGTATCCAGCAAGACTGGGAAGAAGCTGAGGAAACCTTTTTAACCGCTAACTTAACTGGGAAAATTGCCGCACTGTACGGTCTTGGCGACCAATTTGGCTACGGCGATTTCTTTTTAGATGCCATGGGCTGGCTGCATGAACGTGTGGTTAAAACAGGCGCTACCGTGATTGGCTTTTGGCCAACCGAAGGTTATGAATTTACCGAGTCGCAAGCCGTCAACGATGAAAAAACCGAATTTTGTGGCTTAGCAATCGACGAAGACCAACAGTTTGAACTCACCGATGAACGCATCAGTAAATGGGTTGAACAGCTGGTTAACGAGTGCGCTGAACTGTTGCAAGAATTGTCTGCTTAA
- a CDS encoding DMT family transporter gives MNITNPPLRILGLAFAALIFFAANSVFARMALLPSMPTMDPGSFVLIRLLSAILMLALLMTIRPKKTASVTKGSWLASFWLFVYALSFAYAYQHLDAGSGALVLFGCVQIVMFFAARYQGVETHLIAVLGVLLAMAGLFYLMWPLLSTPSIVGVVLMAVSGAAWALYTLAGRASKDPLADTSYNFLRTLPLCVLLFAYLMIKQQLWLSSAGVLLAVASGALASGIGYAIWYSALRGLNGVQAGSLQLLVPALASLGGILFASDSFSWRLVVSTLITLTGIALVLKKSN, from the coding sequence TTGAATATAACCAACCCGCCATTGCGCATACTCGGGCTTGCATTTGCTGCGTTAATTTTCTTTGCTGCCAATTCAGTTTTTGCACGAATGGCTTTATTGCCAAGTATGCCGACGATGGATCCTGGCAGCTTTGTTCTCATAAGGTTACTCAGTGCAATCCTAATGTTGGCGTTACTGATGACTATTCGACCAAAGAAAACAGCCAGCGTCACTAAAGGCAGTTGGTTAGCCTCATTCTGGTTGTTTGTTTACGCCTTAAGTTTTGCTTACGCCTATCAGCATTTAGATGCCGGTTCTGGTGCCTTGGTGTTATTCGGCTGTGTGCAGATTGTGATGTTTTTTGCCGCTCGCTATCAGGGTGTAGAAACCCATTTGATCGCTGTGTTAGGGGTCTTGTTGGCAATGGCGGGTCTGTTCTATTTAATGTGGCCGCTGTTGAGTACACCTTCTATTGTCGGCGTTGTGTTAATGGCGGTTAGTGGCGCAGCTTGGGCTTTATATACCCTGGCAGGCCGAGCATCGAAAGATCCGCTCGCTGATACCAGCTATAACTTTTTACGAACGCTGCCGCTATGCGTGCTGCTCTTTGCGTACTTAATGATAAAACAACAGCTCTGGCTCAGCAGTGCAGGGGTTTTACTTGCTGTGGCTTCGGGTGCTTTAGCGTCTGGCATTGGTTACGCCATTTGGTATAGCGCCTTACGTGGCCTTAATGGTGTGCAAGCTGGCAGCTTACAACTATTGGTGCCAGCGTTGGCGTCGCTTGGAGGAATTTTGTTTGCATCAGATAGCTTCAGCTGGCGGCTTGTTGTATCAACGTTGATTACATTAACAGGCATTGCTCTGGTGTTGAAAAAATCAAATTAG
- a CDS encoding DUF3299 domain-containing protein — protein MLLLNRIELLNQSKKILLSASCIFCFSLAFAASKYEEITWDKLMPKDFDQYTMYDALDFSSYNIQTLGDDDPEAQRLYADLMAIHEHTPMEPSIEGLDAKLPGFIVPLEMEDDLVTSFFLVPYYGACIHTPPPPPNQMVYVETDGIKLKSLEDPVWVSGRIELEKVTNEVGIAGYVMHTNLVESYYK, from the coding sequence ATGTTGTTGCTTAATCGAATCGAGTTACTTAACCAATCCAAGAAAATCCTGCTATCAGCAAGCTGTATTTTTTGTTTTTCGCTCGCCTTTGCAGCCTCTAAATATGAAGAAATCACTTGGGATAAACTCATGCCCAAAGATTTTGACCAATACACTATGTACGATGCTTTGGATTTCTCATCCTACAATATTCAAACCCTCGGCGATGATGACCCAGAAGCGCAGCGGCTCTATGCTGATCTAATGGCCATTCACGAACATACTCCGATGGAACCTTCCATCGAAGGCTTAGACGCAAAACTTCCCGGTTTTATTGTGCCGCTAGAAATGGAAGATGATTTAGTCACAAGCTTTTTTTTAGTGCCTTATTACGGCGCTTGTATTCACACACCGCCGCCGCCGCCAAACCAAATGGTGTATGTTGAAACCGACGGAATTAAGTTAAAAAGCTTAGAAGACCCTGTTTGGGTGAGTGGCCGAATTGAATTAGAAAAAGTGACTAACGAAGTTGGTATTGCTGGCTATGTTATGCACACCAACCTCGTTGAAAGCTATTATAAATAA
- a CDS encoding ABC transporter permease codes for MMLLRLTLKSLANRKATLWMTLAMLVTSNLLLLTVDRLRIDTRASFANTISGTDLIIGARTGSLNLLLYSVFHMGNATNNISWQSYQELTDRKEVKWAVPISLGDSHQGFRVVGTSTDLFKYYQYGRRQSLAFDKGVPFNQVYDVVLGAKVAKSLGYKVGDQITVAHGLGKTSFTTHDDKPFTVTGILKTTGTPIDKSLFVSLEAITAIHVDWKAGVKIPGLNISAEQALTLDLTPETITAAMIGLDSRLQLFNFQRYVNNYRQEPLSAIIPGTALAQLWQLIGIAENALMAVSIIVACTALLGMTTVILTSLNERQREMAVLRAIGLSSPKVATLLVIESGFYGLSSIVIAYLLHCVSIFTLAPTIQSNFGINLSLSVPSVSLCLTLIGFLLASFLLGLIPGINAYRRSLADGLIIRR; via the coding sequence ATGATGTTATTGCGACTCACCTTAAAAAGTCTGGCGAATCGAAAGGCAACTCTCTGGATGACATTAGCCATGCTAGTCACCAGTAATCTGTTACTGCTAACCGTTGACCGATTACGAATTGATACCCGCGCCAGCTTTGCCAATACCATTTCGGGTACCGACCTAATTATTGGCGCTCGTACCGGCAGTCTAAATTTACTGCTCTATTCTGTGTTTCATATGGGTAACGCAACCAACAATATTAGTTGGCAAAGCTACCAAGAGCTCACGGATAGAAAAGAGGTTAAATGGGCAGTGCCTATTTCATTAGGCGACTCCCACCAAGGTTTTCGTGTTGTTGGAACAAGTACAGATCTATTTAAGTATTACCAATACGGCCGCCGCCAATCGCTGGCGTTCGATAAAGGCGTACCGTTTAATCAAGTCTATGACGTCGTACTCGGCGCTAAGGTCGCAAAAAGCTTAGGTTACAAAGTCGGTGATCAGATTACTGTTGCACATGGCTTAGGCAAAACCTCCTTTACCACACATGATGATAAACCCTTCACCGTCACCGGCATTCTTAAAACCACCGGCACGCCGATTGATAAATCATTATTTGTCTCATTAGAAGCCATTACCGCTATCCACGTTGATTGGAAAGCGGGTGTGAAAATACCCGGATTAAACATCAGCGCCGAACAAGCACTCACCTTAGACCTAACGCCCGAAACCATTACGGCAGCGATGATTGGCCTCGATTCACGATTACAGCTGTTCAATTTCCAGCGTTACGTCAATAACTATCGCCAAGAGCCGCTGTCAGCGATCATTCCAGGAACCGCCTTAGCTCAGCTATGGCAACTTATCGGCATCGCAGAAAACGCGCTGATGGCGGTTTCAATTATTGTCGCCTGTACTGCATTACTGGGAATGACAACAGTAATTTTAACCAGCTTAAATGAGCGGCAACGCGAAATGGCAGTGCTGCGCGCAATCGGCTTATCGTCACCAAAAGTTGCCACTCTTTTAGTGATTGAATCTGGGTTTTACGGCCTCAGCTCTATCGTTATTGCTTACCTGTTGCATTGCGTATCAATCTTTACATTAGCCCCAACAATTCAATCCAACTTCGGTATAAACTTAAGCCTCTCAGTGCCCTCAGTTTCATTGTGCCTAACACTTATTGGCTTCTTGCTAGCCTCTTTTTTATTAGGCTTAATACCGGGTATTAATGCGTATCGGCGGTCATTAGCAGACGGCCTCATCATAAGGCGATAG
- a CDS encoding ABC transporter ATP-binding protein: MSAISIDALQHRWPGQSTPILSIDNLHINEGDRFFIQGASGSGKSTLLNILAGVLTPSTGQLSILGQNFSQLSASARDQFRADNIGYIFQQFNLLPYLSVIENVLLPCHASKARAQKATDQYGSPSKAAEYALDSLNIPKPLFHTSVMRLSVGQQQRVAAARALIGNPKIIIADEPTSALDQENVGHFMETLQQKCSDIQATLLFVSHDKQLSRFFDQQLSLTAPKQDAAL, from the coding sequence ATGAGTGCTATATCGATCGACGCCCTGCAGCACCGCTGGCCGGGACAATCCACGCCGATACTTTCAATTGATAATTTGCACATAAACGAAGGCGATCGATTTTTTATTCAAGGAGCCAGTGGCAGCGGTAAAAGCACACTACTCAATATACTCGCCGGTGTATTAACACCCTCAACAGGTCAGCTATCCATACTTGGGCAAAACTTCAGTCAATTATCAGCCTCGGCTCGTGATCAATTCCGGGCGGATAACATCGGTTATATTTTCCAGCAGTTCAATCTGCTGCCTTATTTGTCGGTTATCGAAAACGTTCTATTACCATGCCATGCCTCCAAAGCTCGCGCTCAAAAGGCAACCGATCAATACGGCTCACCGAGCAAAGCAGCCGAGTACGCACTCGACAGCTTAAACATTCCAAAGCCTTTGTTTCATACCTCTGTCATGCGTTTATCCGTCGGCCAACAACAAAGAGTCGCTGCCGCTAGAGCGCTCATTGGCAACCCTAAAATTATTATTGCAGACGAACCCACTTCGGCCTTGGACCAAGAAAACGTTGGCCACTTTATGGAAACCTTGCAGCAAAAATGCAGCGATATTCAAGCAACATTACTGTTTGTCAGCCATGACAAACAGCTGTCTCGATTTTTCGATCAGCAACTCTCGTTAACAGCGCCGAAGCAGGATGCAGCCTTATGA
- a CDS encoding ZrgA family zinc uptake protein, whose translation MNKITLASAIALATLNVAQAETERQHGAHVHGAAKLLIAQEGDHLQVVLESPAYNLIGFEHMPENEEQWELAHHARHTLEEGDELVQFSKRAKCEFEADETRIESEIMDEVREHFHGDEEHGHDEHEHDEHAHAEHDHEEHDHDDHDEHGHDHDEHAEHDHDEHEHSAHSDIHVHWTFHCDNVDRLKDADLALFKAFPLFEDIDVEYIIGEKVGLIEADAKHNRVKF comes from the coding sequence ATGAACAAAATCACCCTGGCTTCAGCCATTGCATTGGCCACTTTAAACGTCGCACAAGCCGAAACAGAACGCCAACACGGTGCTCATGTACACGGCGCCGCTAAATTACTTATCGCCCAAGAAGGCGATCACCTGCAGGTTGTTCTTGAGTCGCCAGCTTACAACCTGATTGGTTTTGAACATATGCCAGAAAACGAAGAACAGTGGGAGCTTGCTCACCATGCTCGCCATACGCTTGAAGAAGGCGATGAATTGGTACAGTTCAGCAAACGCGCCAAATGTGAATTTGAAGCCGACGAAACACGTATTGAATCTGAAATCATGGATGAGGTGCGTGAGCACTTTCATGGTGACGAAGAACACGGCCACGACGAGCATGAGCATGATGAGCACGCACACGCGGAACATGATCATGAAGAACACGACCACGATGATCATGACGAACATGGGCACGACCATGACGAGCACGCGGAACACGATCATGATGAACACGAACACTCAGCTCATTCAGACATTCATGTTCATTGGACTTTCCACTGCGATAACGTTGACCGCCTAAAAGATGCCGATTTAGCATTATTTAAAGCGTTCCCGCTCTTTGAAGACATCGATGTTGAATATATCATCGGTGAGAAGGTTGGCCTGATCGAAGCAGACGCTAAACATAACCGCGTCAAATTCTAA
- a CDS encoding SDR family NAD(P)-dependent oxidoreductase translates to MSKQVALVTGATGGIGFQVSKRLAEDGYTVVLSDIDDAKGAERVAELKAAGLEAEYVNCDVTDENAVNTAVTSVGEKYGKIDVVVNNAGGLGGRSPIEGMETDFFRKVMALNLDSAFFVSRAAIPFLKKSDNASIINFTSNAGWNAGGPGAGIYGTSKAAVHTFTRALAKELAEFGIRANAVSPGTIDTPFHAQIKATKPEVFASWANSIMLGRLGQPEEVAGVISFLVSKDASFVTAETIQIGGGQALGI, encoded by the coding sequence ATGTCTAAGCAAGTTGCATTAGTTACTGGCGCTACCGGCGGTATCGGTTTTCAAGTTTCAAAACGTCTAGCTGAAGATGGCTACACCGTTGTACTAAGTGATATCGACGATGCTAAAGGTGCAGAGCGCGTAGCTGAGCTAAAAGCAGCAGGTCTTGAAGCAGAATACGTTAACTGTGACGTAACTGACGAAAACGCTGTAAATACTGCCGTGACATCTGTCGGCGAGAAATACGGTAAAATCGACGTTGTTGTTAACAACGCTGGCGGCCTTGGCGGTCGTAGCCCAATCGAAGGCATGGAAACTGACTTCTTCCGCAAAGTAATGGCTCTGAACCTAGACAGCGCCTTCTTCGTATCTCGCGCTGCGATTCCTTTCTTAAAGAAATCAGACAACGCGTCTATCATCAACTTCACTTCTAACGCAGGCTGGAATGCTGGCGGTCCTGGTGCAGGCATTTACGGTACGTCTAAAGCGGCTGTTCATACTTTCACTCGTGCTCTTGCTAAAGAACTTGCTGAGTTCGGTATTCGTGCAAATGCAGTATCTCCAGGTACTATCGACACGCCTTTCCACGCTCAAATTAAAGCAACTAAGCCTGAAGTATTCGCTTCTTGGGCGAACAGCATTATGTTGGGTCGTTTAGGTCAGCCTGAAGAAGTTGCTGGTGTTATCTCATTCCTAGTAAGCAAAGACGCTTCTTTCGTGACTGCCGAAACTATCCAAATTGGTGGCGGTCAAGCACTAGGCATCTAA
- a CDS encoding NUDIX hydrolase, with protein sequence MNIRNIALCHIEHNGRILVFKGHDSVKDITFHRLLGGGIEFGETAKDTAIRELKEEINVDVDILSPATVFENVFSLNGEPRHEIAFLFAGQFKNKDLYAQEEFIGDENGEPFRAFWVSIDEFLTGQKRLYPEAYLNFLNRLKS encoded by the coding sequence ATGAATATCCGCAACATCGCACTTTGCCATATCGAACACAACGGCCGAATACTCGTATTTAAAGGTCACGACTCAGTCAAAGACATTACCTTTCATCGACTATTAGGCGGCGGTATCGAATTTGGCGAAACCGCGAAAGACACGGCGATTCGAGAATTAAAAGAAGAGATTAACGTCGACGTTGATATTCTTAGTCCGGCGACTGTTTTTGAAAATGTTTTTTCATTAAATGGCGAGCCGAGACATGAAATTGCCTTTTTGTTCGCCGGCCAATTCAAAAACAAAGATCTGTATGCCCAAGAGGAATTCATTGGTGATGAAAACGGCGAGCCATTCCGTGCATTCTGGGTATCGATTGATGAATTTTTAACCGGTCAGAAGAGGCTCTACCCTGAAGCCTATTTAAACTTTCTTAACAGGCTAAAAAGTTAG